CTTTACACTGACTCCAGATTCTGGATCCACCACGTCCACTTCCGTCATTCCTAAGCTCTTAATCCCTTGTCTAGACTTTAATTTAGCCTTCACATTCGCCGGTAATTTGTTCCACTTAGGCTTCCAAATACAAGACACCACCACCCCTGCCACCTCTGTCATCCCATACCCGTGGTTCACCACGAATCCCAATGATTCGACTCGGAGGACAACGGTGGCAGGGGGAGGAGCACCACCGGTACGGAAGTGCACGGGATTTTTTAAGGGCTTAGCACAGGGGGAATTGGCTAGCATAGTGAGTACCACGGGTGCACCACACATATGTGTGACATTATATTTGGTTAGGGCATGAAACACAACATTAGCGTCGAATTTTCGAAGACAAATGCTGGTTCCACCAACTACAGCCATACCCCATGTGTAACTCCATCCATTAGAATGGAACATTGGGAGTGTCCATAGATACACTGGTTGATTTGGTACGGACCAATCTATTAAAGAATCAACCGTGATAATAAAAAGAGATCTATGAGAATGTACCACTCCTTTAGGTGAAGATGTTGTCCCAGAAGTGTAGTTCAATGTCATCGGTTCCCAATCATTCTCAGGTCGAATCCAATTGAAATTCTCATTCCCCTTCGCCAACATTGCATCATAAGTAGTACATTCATCGAAATCCAAGTTTGAGTTTTCATCTTCTATAACGACAAGAATTGGAGGGTTCATGTGAGATGGAAACAATGAAAGTGATTGAAGTACCAAAGAATATAGTTGGTAATCAACAAATAGGAGTTTGGATTCACTATGTTGGAGTAGAACAGAGACGGTTTTAGCATCGAGACgagtgttgatgttgttgagtacAGCACCAGCCATTGGTACAGCAAATTGGAGCTCCAAAGTTGCGGGGATATTAGGAGCTAAAACAGAAACAACTTGGCCTTTTTTGATGCCAATGAGGGAAGAAATTGAGGAAGCGAGGCGTAGGGATCGAGTAAATGTTTGAGACCAAGTGTAGGTAGTTGAGTTATAGACAATGGATATACTTTCCCCATAAGCTACAGCAGCTCTTTCCAAAAATGTTAATGGCGTAAGGGGAGATGAATTGACAGAGCTTGGCTTCaattgatccatatatatatatatgttactatatagGCTATAGAACTGTCTCTTTCTTTTACTAGGTTCAATCtggttttgacaactttgagagGTTTTTTATAGTTTAATACTGATGAAGGGGAATGGGGATAGAATTGGCCAATTAAGGCTGAAATATTTGATGAATGAGCATGATCCTAATACAGTTGGATAAAGGGGGTTTGTTTGTAGATCCAAGAATTGTATGAAAATAAGTTATAAATAAATTGAACAAAGATAAAGAGTttggaattattttttatatgggGCTTTTAAGTCTGTCTTTGTAGACGGTCGAAATTTATTGCTGTGGCGAGAATTTAGTTGAGGTAGAATATCGACTGTCTAATTGCTGGCTCTCATAAATTCTCACTATAAAGTATTCCTTAatattttgcttttatttttagGTAGACCAAGTGCAAATGCAACCGCACCGTGTGTGGGAATAACTTCCAACAATATCAACTTGCTGTGCTCATGCAACGTTGCCCAAACTTCAAGCACGACCATGTGTTTTTCCAAGATATGCATATTCAAGTAATCGAAACATATTCTTTCTCACCAATAAGATTTGTGCCCTCTTTGAGGCATTCTTAGGAGATCATTTGTAAATTtacaaattaattttatacataatcATAACCAGCTACCAAACATAATATTACTTACCCTCCCGACTTGTGTACACACAACACAAAAGAAGACAGACACAATTACTAATCGGACAGTGCACTAAGGCGCACACAAATTCTCTCAAATAATTACTCAACAGTCACCACCGCCATAATCACCCACACTCTACCTGGGATTCATTTTTTCAGAATCAGTTTTTTCTATTAATGTTCTATTTTTACTGCATTTTATTAGTTATTCCATTAATAATGAATTAAATTCATTGGTTTATGTTATTTCTGTTTAATCATTATTAGGTTGAACACAAAATTAAGGTACTTCAAGCCTTACGCAAATGTAAGACATTTAAAACACTTGTTTCAATCAAAGAACGCAGACAcatcttttatttattcttttctaCATTGTTgtaaataatcaaaattcacTAAATTAAATCAAAGATGTGTAGATGGACGATATGGCCACAGATCAACCACCAAAAGTGGTCATTGCCGCAGGGGCGGCTTTATGCAAGTAAAAATAAGGCACTTGCCTTACGCCTCATTTTttagtaataataaaattattataaatatttataaaataacataataagtaTACCGACTGTTTAGTTTAATACTATGATTCAAAGGTCTTCGTTTACTTtctaattaaatttcaaattctatGTCAAGTCTAaatcaaacaaacaaattaaaatggaaagtcttatttataaaaagtattttttttcatataaaaacaaaaatacaaCTTTACATCTCAAAGTAATCTTTTAAGAAATATATTATCAACTTTCcatcttaaaaaaaattagaagaatAAACTTTAACTAaaaatcattattattattataaaatttaaggcctccaatttatttttaattataggaCATCAAAATAATTGAGCCGCGCGGCAATGATTGGCCAAGTTCCCTCCTTGCCATTAACTATATCAGTCTGATCAACAAATCCACCAATAGTTGCACATATCTTTACCTGTTCTAAATTATGCTAAGGCGTTAAAACACCAAACTTTAAACATGTGGTGACGAGTTCTACAAATTTGCCTAGTATCCCTTTTAAATTAGTCACTCTACTTCATGGCAAGCTTAATATCAAATGGTCAGAGTCAGAAGTTGCAACCATGGATATTATCGAAAATCTTTAACATGTTATGGGGAAAATTCTCATATGATTGGCCGAATTTAGAGGAGTTGAGAATCACAATTTTAATACATTGCAACATTAAAGGAGATTGTCAAATAGATTcatttagaaattaaaatattttgattagatTGGCATTGAAAGGAGATTTTTATGATCTTACATCAAAGAAGGTTGTTTATATCAAATCTAAAGATGGTAATTTGCATCAAATAATGTCATTAATATATGATTCCAAGTTCAAATTGGAGAAGGAAACCACAGAAGTGATGGTGTGGATAATATTTCCTAACATGTTGCCAACCTATTATGTAAaagaatcattatttttttggcCTCAGCAGTAGGTATCACACTTCACCTGGACATGACCACCATTAATAAAACAAGAACAAGTTATATTAAAGTGAAGGTCTTAGTTGATCAGATGACTAATTTTCCATTCATTAAGGATGGACATAGAAGATGAAGACTACCTTCCAAATATTATAAGTATTGCAAACTTTAGGGCCACAATATCTTTGAGGGTAGATTCATGCATCATGAgttggcaaaaaaaaaaaagatagcaAGGAGGATGATATTCCAAAAGGTAATGGCGGTCAGGACAACAAGGAGAAATGTATTAGAGGACAGGATAATAAGGAGAAAGGTCTTATATGAACTAACAATTGGGAGAAAAGCACAATAGGAACGGATAATAGGGAGAAAGGCAAAGGCACCAATAACTAAAATGTCAAAAAAGACTATACAAAAAATGATATAGGAGGAAGTCAACCCACTTGATCATTTTCAAGGATGCTTACCAGTGGCAAGATAGTAGGAAACCCAGACGATTGGAAtgcaattaaaaataaaaagggcaagGAAAAGGTCAATACTAATAGTAATCACACAATCACTAAGAGTAATGAAAAAGAGCCTTATATTACATCTCAGAATTAGTTTTCTGCGTTAGATACTGAAAAATCGTAGGaaacaaataagaaagattACAAGGTGAATAAGAAGACAGAGAAACATAGTGATAAGAGTAAGAACAGAGCAAATCAGAATACTCATTTCAACACTAGGATAAAACAGATGGGTGCAACATACCAGAGTTTAGGGCTCAGTGCAAACAAGCAACGATAGAATGAAGAAGAGGCAACTAACACTAAAGAACCCGGCCCGTAAATGAATAAGAGCCAAAAATTCAGGAGAATCTATGAGAAAACTTGTGTACCACAAATGAACATACAATCTATAAAGGCAATTCATGATGTGACTCCGGAAATTCTAGAAGGCGCGCAATCATGATCAGTTTAAAGGCAATTCATTTCCCGCAAGTCAATTGacgattgtgattgtgattgagTCGCAGATCACATCGGCGAAATAATTTGTTATTTTTAGGATTCCAACTTTGTGAGTCATTATTGTCACACCCTAGCCTAGGGATTTAAATAGCAAATGGTGCCACACTCGACCCTGAGTCGACTCTTTATGGACAACTAGACTACTAGCGTTATACCAACTatgaaatcaagaaaacaaataaaatatctcCACTTAAAATAAACCCTCGATCAACAAGGTCTTAGTCAACATAATCTATAGTAAACTGAGTTAATCTCATCAATTCATACAGAACAGAAACTAAATCTTGTGTGGGCCGTTGAGACCTTCATGCTGACCATAAACAACTTATGTTATGCAGGCCATCGAAGCAATCATGATATCTAGAAGCATATAAACTGAATACatataatcatatacaatcattGCCAATAGGCCGTTGTgctaaaatgtcaaatcaatAAGGCTAATACAGCCGACAACGCACATCGATGCAACTCAAAATCCAAaagcctctaagagtaaaatatttagTCGAGGCAAGGGCCTGACCTATCCATCATCTGTACATAACAAAATACTAACAAGCCTATGGATCTGGAAACTCCAAAAAAGTGGAGCTGACCAATCTACTGGAACTCAGCTACACTATTAAAGAGACCTATGTATTTAGCCCAGGCAAGATCCGGACCTATCCATCAACTGTACATAACAAAATACTGATAAACCTTTGGATCTGGAAACTCCAAAAAAGTGGAGTTGACCAATCTACTGGAACTCAACTACACCATTGAAGAGACCTATGTATTTATCTGTCAGGACCTACAGGGAAGAATGCAACGCCCCTAGATAACGGGGCGTAGTACAAtataatgtaccgagtatgaaGGCTAATTGAATAATTGAGAAGGTATTATAATATACTGAAAGTAATTAGGCAAGAGAGTCAAGAATAAGCTAAATGTACTGACCTTCTCTTGAATTTTGCAAACAAACACTAATCAAACAACAACTTACTCGGGCCCCCATAAGGCTGGCAAGTATAAACAACAAACAATACAACCTGCCCAGGCTCTCATAAGATCGACAGGTACAATTTCACTTATATACCTCTATTGGTAATACTCTAGCCACGTAGGCAATCATTACGTCTCTATAGCCCCTCAAGCACCGAGTGAATAGCCTAAAAGGCAATTGTTATGCCTTAGTAGCCCCTTAGTCATTCTGTATATAGCCTCTTAGGCATTTTGCATATCAATAACCCCTTAGACAATTTGTATATAGCTCCGAAGGCAATCACTATCTTTCAATATTCCCTTCAGCATCAACATAGCCCTGTAGGCACCAATATAGCTTCCATAGACAATAGGTATAAATCGTAGAGGCGTACATGTCTCAATAGCCTATTAGGGAAATTAAATCTGCACATAGCCCCAAAGACACAAGTTAATTCCCTACAACTAACCACAATAGCCCTGAGGGCAATAACAAATAATCAAATAGCCCGAGGACAAGCAATGTGTCTACAAGCAACTTATGCAAATAATTCTTATGCCTTACCTAAATACGGGATCGCTAATAATAGAATACAAATCTTAAagagggatgtatatatcaacCACATTGCTAGAACAATCAAATAATACGAGTAACTTGGCTACAACAACTAGCTATATCTTTTTTAAGCTTTAAGAAAACTTGCCGAAAGAAGAAAATAGCCCTAACATACCTTTTTCGGTTGAATTCATGTTGTAATCTTACTTTTTCCTACACCTCTATGATACTACACCATGGATTAATCTCAATCAATAAATAACCATAATAATTACTGTGACAATCTGATAATCAACATGAATTTATgataaattactatttgggaTCTAAGGTAGCTATAAATcgataaaaaattattcttaCCACATAAAACACATACAAAACACTTCTACAAACTCAATACATAGCAAACCACCATTGACACAATCTCCATGAAGATACGCTGCACAATTCATGGAGAATTATACCAAAACAATGAGCTCGCGACATAGAGCAACTTTCGTTAAAGACTCAAGCCAAGATCATAAACATATGAGGATGATTTATGCTTTGATTCTCtgatttttatgggttttttcatgaagaaaatgagaaaaataggTGAAGGTGATAGTCTTATTACTTTTCATCAACCTAGGGACCTCACTTCCCACCTCTGCTTTGCAGTCTCATTAAAATAGAAATATCTCTCTATTTTGAAGTTGCATGGACAAATGATTTAATATGTCGGAAACTAACTCTTAGACCTTCGATTTGATAGGTACTGTGACCTATAAATCTGTATAGATTGGGATAAAAGCTTTGAGATATTTGACCTAAATTTCAAAAAGTGTAAGAAAGTAACTTGCAATAACCTTTATCGATTTTTATTTTGCAACTTGTTTGAATTCAAAGCTTAAAATATGACTAGGGTGTAATTCCAATACgtaataacacatacttcttaGCATATTAAGCACTCTTTTAATTTACACATTTCGAAAGGCCGGATGTTACAATTATGAAtagacatattttttttttaaagagtcTCCAATTTAGTTTAGTATTAGTTTCTGTCATACATGTTTGAACAAGTTCCaagatttttttctttgtagTTTCTTGTTCAAGAACACCATTATTCTTTGACGCTTTAATATTGGGAAGGTGATTTCTAAAACTGATGTGAATGCACGTAATTAAGACCTAGTGAAATTTATGTTGTTTGCTCTATTTTTTATGTGTTGGATTGTAATGATCGACTCCTAACATTTGTTTTACTGTTTCTTAACTTTCATGGACCTCAAAGTGAGAATGTGAAACCTTTGTCGCTAAAGCTAGCTAGTTTTGCTTTGATTACTTTATAAAATGATTATGAATTGAGTTAAATTTACATCACCATTGATGTCTGAGTTGATTCAATTCCAATACTTTAATCTATAAAAGAAGAGTTCCAGTTCGGACTTGTAAAAGCTTCGAGATAGAGTTTATGATAGAATCaattttaatgagtttttcaCGATACCAACATCTTGGATTTCGAATTTGGGTTAAACTGAAAACTcatttaaaaaaggaaaaattacataagttAATATagctactatatatacataatgtaGAGATATTTTCAAAAACTTATCTAATATAGCTATACTTAGAATTTTATAGCAAATCTctcctctctctttttttcttgatCGTCACTCTCATCCCACTATaccctctctctttctctctcccACTCTCACTTTCCTTCCTACCTAGAGATGTACAAAAATCGAACTGACCAATAAgtcaaattgaatttttttagtgGGTTATTGGGTTAATGGGGTtgtaatggttttataaaaaataattatcgggttattggtttgattttgatttttaatattgggttattgggtaaaccgttaaCCCATTAATACAATCATAATTTACTACTTTACccctaaaaaatattaaatattaatatcaataccTTATTGGTTACTACCTTTGTCCTTTAGCCTTCAATTCACATTATTGTCCtagttcttttatttgtgttgcacTTGATGTGTTGTTTTCATTTTAGtcactattatttttattttatgagcattctgtaaagttacattatttttttgtcacgccaaattatt
The sequence above is a segment of the Solanum dulcamara chromosome 11, daSolDulc1.2, whole genome shotgun sequence genome. Coding sequences within it:
- the LOC129873505 gene encoding probable CoA ligase CCL11, translating into MDQLKPSSVNSSPLTPLTFLERAAVAYGESISIVYNSTTYTWSQTFTRSLRLASSISSLIGIKKGQVVSVLAPNIPATLELQFAVPMAGAVLNNINTRLDAKTVSVLLQHSESKLLFVDYQLYSLVLQSLSLFPSHMNPPILVVIEDENSNLDFDECTTYDAMLAKGNENFNWIRPENDWEPMTLNYTSGTTSSPKGVVHSHRSLFIITVDSLIDWSVPNQPVYLWTLPMFHSNGWSYTWGMAVVGGTSICLRKFDANVVFHALTKYNVTHMCGAPVVLTMLANSPCAKPLKNPVHFRTGGAPPPATVVLRVESLGFVVNHGYGMTEVAGVVVSCIWKPKWNKLPANVKAKLKSRQGIKSLGMTEVDVVDPESGVSVKRDGVTMGEIVLRGGCIMLGYLKNEEATSKCMKNDWLYTGDVAVMHPDGYLEIKDRSKDIIISGGENVSSVEVESVLYSNNFVNEAAVVARPDEFWGETPCAFVSLKMELKLKPKEKEIIDFCRERLPHYMIPKTVIFMDELPKTATGKIQKFSLREIANGMGSLPASRM